From Micromonospora rifamycinica, a single genomic window includes:
- a CDS encoding glycosyltransferase family 4 protein: MTCPPGWRPLRVAMIGQKGVPATYGGIERHVEEMASRLAGLGHEVTVYCRDSYGAVEAQQHRGIRLRRARTVPSKHLDAIVHSATSTVAALTERPDIVHYHGLGPVLTAPLARYASRARVVLTVHGLDNQRDKWGRAARAVLGTAYRLSGHLPDARVTVSQGLAAHYTSRFGRPARYIPNGVATPTHRPPRELSRFGLHPGGYLLLVGRLVPEKAADLLVRAFRRLPTDLRLAIVGGSAFTDGYVARLREAAGDDPRIVFTDFVYGDLLAELYSHAAAFVQPSRLEGLPLTLLEAASYGLPVVASDIEPHREVLDHDGPGQRLFRDGDVDDLLRALTTVTADVPAERAGAALLRDRVLAGYSWDAAARELERLYFSLALRVPRPVRDVKSPTVGVTAHAPARRRPLD, from the coding sequence GTGACCTGTCCACCCGGGTGGCGTCCGCTGCGGGTGGCGATGATCGGCCAGAAGGGCGTGCCGGCCACCTACGGGGGGATCGAGCGGCACGTGGAGGAGATGGCCAGCCGACTGGCCGGGCTGGGCCACGAGGTCACCGTCTACTGCCGGGACAGCTACGGCGCGGTGGAGGCCCAGCAGCACCGGGGCATCCGGTTGCGGCGGGCCCGCACCGTGCCCAGCAAGCACCTCGACGCCATCGTGCACTCGGCCACCTCCACCGTGGCGGCGCTGACCGAGCGCCCCGACATCGTGCACTACCACGGGCTCGGCCCGGTGCTGACCGCGCCGCTGGCCCGCTACGCCTCCCGGGCCCGGGTGGTGCTCACCGTGCACGGGCTGGACAACCAGCGCGACAAGTGGGGCCGGGCGGCGCGGGCCGTGCTCGGCACCGCGTACCGGCTCAGCGGTCACCTGCCGGACGCCCGGGTGACCGTGTCGCAGGGCCTGGCGGCGCACTACACCAGCCGGTTCGGCCGCCCGGCCCGCTACATCCCCAACGGGGTGGCCACCCCCACCCACCGGCCGCCCCGGGAACTGTCCCGGTTCGGCCTGCACCCCGGCGGATACCTGCTGCTGGTCGGCCGGCTGGTCCCGGAGAAGGCCGCCGACCTGCTCGTCCGGGCGTTCCGCCGGCTGCCGACCGACCTTCGGCTGGCCATCGTCGGCGGCTCCGCCTTCACCGACGGGTACGTCGCCCGGCTCCGCGAGGCCGCCGGCGACGACCCGCGCATCGTGTTCACCGACTTCGTCTACGGCGACCTGCTGGCCGAGCTGTACTCGCACGCGGCGGCCTTCGTGCAGCCGTCCCGGCTGGAAGGGCTGCCGCTGACCCTGCTGGAGGCCGCCTCGTACGGCCTGCCGGTGGTCGCCAGCGACATCGAACCGCACCGGGAGGTGCTGGACCACGACGGCCCGGGACAGCGGCTGTTCCGCGACGGCGACGTCGACGACCTGCTCCGGGCGCTGACCACGGTGACCGCCGACGTGCCGGCCGAGCGGGCCGGGGCCGCGCTGCTGCGCGACCGGGTGCTCGCCGGGTACAGCTGGGACGCGGCCGCCCGCGAGTTGGAGCGGCTCTACTTCTCGCTGGCCCTGCGGGTGCCCCGCCCGGTTCGGGACGTAAAGTCGCCCACGGTCGGCGTAACGGCCCATGCCCCGGCCCGGCGGCGACCGTTAGATTAG
- a CDS encoding ThuA domain-containing protein, which translates to MARSVHRWLAAIAGVGIVIPLAATAPALAQPAQDQTSVLVFTKTAGERHASIDKGVNAIRTLGKGNGFTVDVTQNSTAFSDQNLASYGAVVFLNTTGDVLDSGQEAAFERYIRNGGGYLGVHAAVEAEPSWTFYRDIVGTTAAGTASSGAASIDVADRAHPASKPLARQFNLNDQWYNFTTNVRGTAHVLATVDEKSFTGGTMGYDHPISWCKDFQGGRSFYTGLGDSADTYANGTFRKHLLGAIQWSAGLVQGDCGATVKANYEKVILNDEPGEPMTLSVLPDGRVLHNTRAGEIRLYDPKTGASPVITTIPVYQHDEDGLQSVTVGPDFATDKWVYVYYAPKLDTPITDAPVTSTDPSAWDVYKGHNQLSRFKWVEEPTPHLDLASEQKIMKVDTDRGVCCHVAGEIKFDGKGLLYLVTGDDTNAGGSDGFTPINESPTQGPGYDAQRSAGNTNDLRGKVLRIKVKADGSYSVPAGNLFPEAEDRDDKTRPEIFLMGLRNPFRFDVDSRGFVYIGDYSPDSQVPNAARGPEGTGRWIAANKAGNYGWPYCYSPTLPYIDYDFVTKQSKGAFNCAAPVNDSPRNTGRRVLPPVQDPQLNYTFRATTTCAEAYLSTPPGTCEFQWPVLGTGGVGPMGGPVYKYDAALDSDTKFPEYYHDAVVFGEFTRDKIYMMRTNGSGKLVGVEQFLPGFVFDNPMDMEFGPDGSLYLLEYGDGFFRANPDAALSVIRYAKGTRAPVAELKASPTSGQAPLTVQFSAEGSYDADPGETITYAWDFDGNGSTDSTDRDASHTYTTNGVFTAKLTVTDTSGKTAVLTREITVGNTAPTVKVTSPLSGTFFNWGDTVPWTVTVTDPEDGPIDCSRVTVSFVLGHDTHGHGMSDANGCSGSFETPADGADHAGGYLYGAISATYTDKGANGQPALSSLDQIVLQTFRQQAEFAQVQQGVTLANTTDAGGGQHVAGIDSGDHIALDPINLGGIDKITFRYAGGSTATTGTPRGIVELRLDSPTGELVTSATLNATAGTSAWASQTFPVSQAAGTHALYLVFKPVTGGPTTGLFNLNWVEFGGPTS; encoded by the coding sequence ATGGCAAGATCGGTACACCGATGGCTCGCCGCGATCGCAGGGGTCGGGATCGTCATCCCGCTCGCCGCGACCGCCCCGGCGTTGGCCCAGCCGGCCCAGGACCAGACCAGCGTCCTGGTGTTCACCAAGACCGCCGGTGAGCGGCACGCCTCGATCGACAAGGGCGTCAACGCGATCCGCACCCTGGGTAAGGGCAACGGCTTCACCGTCGACGTCACCCAGAACTCCACCGCCTTCTCCGACCAGAACCTGGCCAGCTACGGCGCGGTCGTCTTCCTCAACACCACCGGCGACGTGCTCGACAGTGGCCAGGAGGCGGCGTTCGAGCGGTACATCCGCAACGGCGGCGGCTACCTCGGCGTGCACGCCGCGGTCGAGGCCGAGCCGTCGTGGACCTTCTACCGTGACATCGTCGGCACCACGGCGGCGGGTACGGCGTCGAGCGGCGCGGCGAGCATCGACGTGGCCGACCGGGCACACCCGGCGAGCAAGCCGCTGGCCCGGCAGTTCAACCTGAACGACCAGTGGTACAACTTCACCACCAACGTCCGCGGCACCGCGCACGTGCTGGCCACGGTGGACGAGAAGTCCTTCACCGGCGGCACCATGGGCTACGACCACCCGATCTCCTGGTGCAAGGACTTCCAGGGCGGCCGGTCGTTCTACACCGGACTCGGCGACTCCGCCGACACGTACGCCAACGGCACCTTCCGCAAGCACCTGCTCGGCGCGATCCAGTGGTCGGCCGGCCTGGTGCAGGGCGACTGCGGGGCGACGGTCAAGGCCAACTACGAGAAGGTCATCCTCAACGACGAGCCGGGCGAGCCGATGACCCTGTCGGTGCTGCCCGACGGCCGGGTGCTGCACAACACCCGGGCCGGGGAGATCCGCCTCTACGACCCGAAGACCGGCGCCAGCCCGGTCATCACCACCATCCCGGTGTACCAGCACGACGAGGACGGCCTCCAGTCGGTCACCGTCGGCCCGGACTTCGCCACCGACAAGTGGGTGTACGTCTACTACGCCCCGAAGCTCGACACCCCGATCACCGACGCGCCGGTGACCAGCACCGACCCGAGCGCGTGGGACGTCTACAAGGGGCACAACCAGCTCTCCCGGTTCAAGTGGGTCGAGGAGCCGACGCCGCACCTGGACCTGGCCAGCGAGCAGAAGATCATGAAGGTCGACACCGACCGGGGTGTCTGCTGCCACGTCGCCGGTGAGATCAAGTTCGACGGCAAGGGGCTGCTCTACCTGGTCACCGGCGACGACACCAACGCCGGCGGCTCGGACGGCTTCACCCCGATCAACGAGTCGCCGACCCAGGGGCCGGGCTACGACGCCCAGCGTTCCGCCGGCAACACCAACGACCTGCGGGGCAAGGTGCTGCGGATCAAGGTGAAGGCCGACGGGTCGTACAGCGTCCCGGCCGGCAACCTCTTCCCCGAGGCCGAGGACCGGGACGACAAGACCCGCCCGGAGATCTTCCTGATGGGTCTGCGTAACCCGTTCCGGTTCGACGTGGACTCCCGGGGCTTCGTCTACATCGGCGACTACTCGCCGGACTCGCAGGTGCCGAACGCGGCCCGCGGGCCGGAGGGCACCGGTCGGTGGATCGCCGCCAACAAGGCCGGCAACTACGGCTGGCCGTACTGCTACTCGCCGACCCTGCCGTACATCGACTACGACTTCGTGACCAAGCAGTCGAAGGGGGCGTTCAACTGCGCCGCGCCGGTGAACGACTCGCCGCGCAACACCGGCCGTCGGGTCCTCCCGCCGGTGCAGGACCCGCAGCTCAACTACACCTTCCGGGCCACCACCACCTGCGCCGAGGCGTACCTGAGCACCCCGCCCGGGACCTGTGAGTTCCAGTGGCCGGTGCTCGGCACCGGTGGCGTCGGCCCGATGGGCGGCCCGGTCTACAAGTACGACGCCGCGCTGGACTCGGACACCAAGTTCCCGGAGTACTACCACGACGCGGTGGTCTTCGGGGAGTTCACCCGGGACAAGATCTACATGATGCGGACCAACGGCAGCGGCAAGCTGGTCGGGGTGGAGCAGTTCCTGCCGGGCTTCGTCTTCGACAACCCGATGGACATGGAGTTCGGCCCGGACGGCAGCCTCTACCTGCTGGAGTACGGCGACGGCTTCTTCCGGGCCAACCCGGACGCCGCGCTGTCGGTGATCCGGTACGCCAAGGGCACCCGGGCACCGGTGGCGGAGCTGAAGGCCAGCCCCACCTCCGGCCAGGCGCCGCTGACCGTGCAGTTCTCCGCCGAGGGCTCCTACGACGCGGACCCGGGCGAGACCATCACCTACGCCTGGGACTTCGACGGCAACGGCAGCACCGACTCGACCGACCGGGACGCGTCGCACACGTACACCACCAACGGGGTCTTCACCGCCAAGCTGACGGTCACCGACACCAGCGGCAAGACGGCGGTGCTCACCCGCGAGATCACCGTGGGCAACACCGCGCCCACCGTGAAGGTCACCTCGCCGCTGTCGGGCACCTTCTTCAACTGGGGTGACACCGTGCCGTGGACGGTCACCGTGACCGACCCCGAGGACGGCCCGATCGACTGCAGCCGGGTCACGGTCTCGTTCGTGCTGGGCCACGACACCCACGGCCACGGCATGAGCGACGCCAACGGCTGCTCCGGCTCGTTCGAGACCCCGGCCGACGGCGCCGACCACGCCGGTGGCTACCTGTACGGCGCGATCAGCGCCACCTACACCGACAAGGGCGCCAACGGCCAGCCGGCGCTGTCCTCGCTCGACCAGATCGTCCTGCAGACCTTCCGGCAGCAGGCCGAGTTCGCCCAGGTCCAGCAGGGTGTCACCCTGGCCAACACCACCGACGCCGGGGGCGGCCAGCACGTGGCCGGCATCGACAGCGGTGACCACATCGCGCTCGACCCGATCAACCTGGGCGGGATCGACAAGATCACCTTCCGGTACGCGGGTGGCTCCACGGCCACCACCGGAACCCCGCGCGGCATCGTCGAGCTGCGGCTCGACTCGCCGACCGGCGAGCTGGTGACCAGCGCGACGCTCAACGCGACCGCCGGCACCAGCGCCTGGGCCAGCCAGACCTTCCCGGTCAGCCAGGCCGCCGGCACGCACGCGCTCTACCTGGTCTTCAAGCCCGTCACCGGCGGGCCGACGACCGGTCTGTTCAACCTCAACTGGGTGGAGTTCGGCGGCCCGACCTCCTGA
- a CDS encoding sugar phosphate isomerase/epimerase family protein, with protein MNEEQRRMAADPQYRAQVTRRRLLAASAGAAAVLGAAGLPVLQTKGPARADGKWRVDPLIPTQNRGIILYSVRDRISAAPDDSGVPYGFERVLASLAEMGYKEIEFAGYNQHTSILGRQITPTEIRKILDDNGLVANGTHTSINAATFQQQLDIAEELGMKNIGTGSDPTNSAYQADWDAAADLWNELGRQAKERKMRLYTHNHDVAYSFLLDSGPLDANGKPTRSSGVRRLEYFFAKTDPKYVYFECDIYWAYVARHKHRTYTNSAGQQKTSLFDPILNVARRTKRFPLFHAKDGNRNTALPNGYEMIPLGEGDINFQQFFQTIGESDFHHANWEMDTAPGGTANPAQSLDFARLSYANMADLTIYHND; from the coding sequence GTGAACGAGGAACAGCGCCGCATGGCCGCCGACCCCCAGTACCGCGCCCAGGTCACCCGTCGCCGGCTGCTGGCCGCGTCGGCGGGTGCCGCCGCCGTGCTCGGCGCGGCCGGACTACCGGTGCTCCAGACCAAGGGGCCGGCCCGCGCCGACGGCAAGTGGCGGGTCGACCCGCTCATCCCGACGCAGAACCGGGGCATCATCCTCTACAGCGTCCGGGACCGGATCTCCGCCGCGCCGGACGACAGCGGCGTGCCCTACGGCTTCGAGCGGGTGCTCGCCAGCCTGGCGGAGATGGGCTACAAGGAGATCGAGTTCGCCGGCTACAACCAGCACACCTCGATCCTCGGCCGGCAGATCACCCCGACCGAGATCCGCAAGATCCTGGACGACAACGGCCTGGTCGCCAACGGCACCCACACGTCGATCAACGCGGCGACCTTCCAGCAGCAGCTCGACATCGCCGAGGAACTCGGCATGAAGAACATCGGCACCGGCAGCGACCCGACCAACAGCGCCTACCAGGCCGACTGGGACGCCGCCGCCGACCTGTGGAACGAGCTGGGCCGGCAGGCCAAGGAGCGCAAGATGCGCCTCTACACCCACAACCACGACGTGGCCTACTCGTTCCTGCTCGACAGTGGCCCGTTGGACGCCAACGGCAAGCCGACCCGCTCGTCCGGCGTCCGCCGGCTGGAGTACTTCTTCGCCAAGACCGACCCGAAGTACGTCTACTTCGAGTGCGACATCTACTGGGCGTACGTGGCCCGGCACAAGCACCGCACGTACACCAACTCGGCCGGCCAGCAGAAGACCTCGCTGTTCGACCCGATCCTCAACGTGGCCCGGCGTACCAAGCGGTTCCCGCTGTTCCACGCCAAGGACGGCAACCGCAACACCGCGCTGCCCAACGGCTACGAGATGATCCCGCTGGGTGAGGGCGACATCAACTTCCAGCAGTTCTTCCAGACCATCGGCGAGAGCGACTTCCACCACGCCAACTGGGAGATGGACACCGCCCCCGGCGGCACCGCCAACCCCGCCCAGTCGCTGGACTTCGCCCGGCTCAGCTACGCCAACATGGCCGACCTGACCATCTACCACAACGACTGA
- a CDS encoding TlpA family protein disulfide reductase, whose amino-acid sequence MRRLLAPLLAVLVLAGCTAGPAAEPGPAAEPGPALAGGAAALPGPVPADLALRPTPGTAPAAPAFTGALTDGTPLTAARLWADRPVVFTFFSSWCTTCAQRQDALSDLARRYRDRVVFVGVAGADQADELQDYLRTHRVEYPVVVDGEQTVWRSYAVREPPAVVLVAKGGALLRGWPGGLDAAALDQRLGELVVAASG is encoded by the coding sequence ATGAGGCGGCTGCTCGCGCCGCTGCTGGCGGTGCTGGTGCTGGCCGGCTGCACCGCCGGGCCGGCTGCGGAACCCGGGCCGGCCGCGGAACCCGGGCCGGCGCTGGCCGGGGGCGCCGCGGCGTTGCCCGGTCCGGTCCCGGCGGACCTGGCGCTGCGCCCGACGCCCGGCACCGCGCCGGCCGCCCCGGCGTTCACCGGCGCGCTCACCGACGGCACCCCGCTGACCGCGGCCCGGCTCTGGGCGGACCGGCCGGTGGTGTTCACCTTCTTCAGCTCCTGGTGCACCACCTGCGCGCAACGGCAGGACGCGCTGAGCGACCTGGCCCGCCGCTACCGGGACCGGGTGGTCTTCGTCGGGGTGGCCGGGGCCGACCAGGCCGACGAGTTGCAGGACTACCTGCGGACGCACCGGGTGGAGTATCCCGTGGTGGTGGACGGGGAGCAGACCGTCTGGCGGTCGTACGCGGTGCGGGAACCACCGGCCGTCGTGCTGGTCGCCAAGGGCGGGGCGCTGCTGCGGGGCTGGCCGGGGGGCCTCGACGCCGCCGCCCTCGACCAGCGGCTCGGGGAGCTGGTGGTGGCCGCCTCCGGCTAG
- a CDS encoding M6 family metalloprotease domain-containing protein: MLAAVLAGTLVVTGAAQAAAAPANPAGGTAPFQVLDPQAWQNPDTMTWDDYQAVPGKNWADPSVRGAIRNFKIALVALDYPDQTFAVSQRARSTVFGNPQSVAANIPRADVPKFYQDFLNTPNTLNKGHTLHEYWMQDSNGRYGVDLAGFGPYQMPAKSYQYGLDNSFNPGACPSGDTCNKNIRTDGLGAWRAAVGDEVANQYELVFILSAGQDESSTWQEFGQMIFQNKEDVPDAWGPPDPNLPNWAKTRYVEWTSWKAAATLWPNAGSGSSTQGESSGMGVYAHELTHLLGIGDNYNNPYGEPLRRAYTGIWSMMSRGSFNGPGGPHTRWQIPPTNGGSMGSLHTVRDKLKIGLLGEEHVLRLSREALASSGMVTAQVTARAVDAGPKGLTGVNIALNKDLSPACTVATNPLCDGGSFNNYTIEVVDRMGADSFTPDRGVLLSKTKNADSAPFQWVVDANPQDIDMIDFYRPDGTPQKITMGDYRQLSDALFHAGADTGSQYEYVDEANRLHFYIIDLKRDAAGSLSYTVAVRSLDGTGGPSTHGVSLGKGEVTSTGKPTNRGVTCSFELTNSGTYSAGGQQHPEDATAYLKSDVYRLSAEVAGKGWRTWLPNPLATAQFGKSTTVRVSVGATATAADTGFVKLTATSESDPSKTVTKQCRVEKS; encoded by the coding sequence GTGCTGGCCGCTGTCCTGGCCGGCACGCTCGTGGTGACCGGCGCGGCGCAGGCCGCCGCGGCCCCGGCCAACCCGGCCGGCGGCACCGCGCCGTTCCAGGTCCTCGACCCGCAGGCCTGGCAGAACCCGGACACCATGACCTGGGACGACTACCAGGCGGTGCCGGGTAAGAACTGGGCCGACCCGAGCGTGCGGGGCGCGATCCGCAACTTCAAGATCGCGCTGGTCGCGCTCGACTATCCGGACCAGACGTTCGCGGTGTCCCAGCGGGCCCGCTCGACGGTCTTCGGCAACCCCCAGTCGGTCGCGGCCAACATCCCCCGCGCCGACGTGCCGAAGTTCTACCAGGACTTCCTCAACACCCCGAACACCCTGAACAAGGGGCACACCCTGCACGAGTACTGGATGCAGGACTCCAACGGGCGGTACGGCGTGGACCTGGCCGGGTTCGGGCCGTACCAGATGCCGGCGAAGTCCTACCAGTACGGGCTGGACAACAGCTTCAACCCCGGGGCCTGCCCGAGCGGGGACACCTGCAACAAGAACATCCGCACCGACGGCCTGGGGGCCTGGCGGGCGGCGGTCGGTGACGAGGTCGCCAACCAGTACGAGCTGGTCTTCATCCTCAGCGCCGGGCAGGACGAGTCGTCCACCTGGCAGGAGTTCGGGCAGATGATCTTCCAGAACAAGGAGGACGTGCCGGACGCCTGGGGCCCGCCGGACCCGAACCTGCCGAACTGGGCCAAGACCCGTTACGTGGAGTGGACCTCCTGGAAGGCGGCGGCGACGCTGTGGCCCAACGCCGGTAGCGGCTCCTCCACCCAGGGGGAGAGTTCCGGCATGGGGGTGTACGCCCACGAGCTGACCCACCTGCTCGGCATCGGCGACAACTACAACAACCCGTACGGCGAGCCGTTACGCCGGGCGTACACCGGCATCTGGAGCATGATGTCGCGCGGGTCGTTCAACGGACCCGGTGGCCCGCACACCCGCTGGCAGATCCCGCCGACCAACGGCGGCTCGATGGGCTCGCTGCACACGGTGCGGGACAAGCTCAAGATCGGCCTGCTCGGTGAGGAACACGTGCTGCGGCTGTCCCGGGAGGCGCTGGCCTCGTCCGGGATGGTCACCGCCCAGGTGACCGCCCGCGCGGTCGATGCCGGCCCGAAGGGGCTGACCGGGGTGAACATCGCCCTGAACAAGGACCTCTCGCCGGCCTGCACGGTGGCCACGAACCCGCTGTGCGACGGCGGGAGCTTCAACAACTACACCATCGAGGTCGTCGACCGGATGGGGGCGGACTCGTTCACCCCGGACCGGGGCGTGCTGCTGAGCAAGACCAAGAACGCCGACAGCGCGCCGTTCCAGTGGGTGGTGGACGCCAACCCCCAGGACATCGACATGATCGACTTCTACCGGCCGGACGGCACCCCGCAGAAGATCACCATGGGTGACTACCGGCAGCTCTCCGACGCGCTGTTCCACGCCGGGGCGGACACCGGCAGCCAGTACGAGTACGTCGACGAGGCCAACCGGCTGCACTTCTACATCATCGACCTCAAGCGGGACGCGGCCGGCTCGCTGTCGTACACGGTGGCGGTGCGGTCGCTGGACGGCACCGGGGGGCCGAGCACCCACGGCGTGTCCCTGGGCAAGGGCGAGGTGACCAGCACCGGCAAGCCCACCAACCGGGGCGTGACCTGCTCGTTCGAGCTGACCAACAGCGGTACGTACTCGGCCGGCGGCCAGCAGCACCCGGAGGACGCGACCGCGTACCTGAAGTCGGACGTCTACCGGCTCTCGGCGGAGGTGGCCGGCAAGGGCTGGCGGACCTGGCTGCCCAACCCGCTGGCCACCGCCCAGTTCGGCAAGTCCACCACCGTCCGGGTGTCGGTGGGGGCCACCGCCACCGCCGCGGACACCGGCTTCGTCAAGCTCACCGCGACGTCGGAGAGCGACCCGTCGAAGACGGTGACCAAGCAGTGCCGGGTGGAGAAGTCCTGA
- a CDS encoding dihydrodipicolinate synthase family protein: MTAGRPWRGVLVAIPTPFRDDLGVDFDRLQEHVRWLAEAGCHGVAPCASVGEYRALSDDERADVVRATVQAAPPGCAVLPGVGGYGSRQSRRWAEQAAAAGAGAVLAPPPDGYPAGDAEVVAHYREVTAVGLPVVAHNDPHDTRVDLTPELLARVAETDGIVAVEEFSGDVRRLHRIRDLCPHLDVLAGADDVLLELVLCGARGWVAGLSNALPRQALRLYDLCVAGDLGRALPLYAELHPAFGWNSRPESVQAIKLAMECAGRFGGRCRPPRGPLAGPAAARLRRDLGRALAATVDSVPVLQVSEAAGPPADICTVTGPGPSS, translated from the coding sequence GTGACAGCTGGTAGGCCCTGGCGGGGGGTGCTGGTCGCCATCCCCACCCCGTTCCGTGACGATCTCGGCGTCGACTTCGACCGGCTCCAGGAACACGTGCGCTGGCTGGCCGAGGCGGGTTGCCACGGGGTGGCCCCGTGCGCCTCGGTGGGGGAGTACCGGGCGCTGTCCGACGACGAGCGGGCCGACGTGGTACGGGCGACGGTGCAGGCCGCGCCGCCGGGCTGCGCGGTGCTGCCCGGGGTCGGCGGCTACGGCAGCCGGCAGTCCCGCCGCTGGGCGGAGCAGGCCGCCGCCGCCGGTGCCGGCGCGGTGCTCGCCCCGCCCCCCGACGGCTATCCGGCCGGCGACGCCGAGGTGGTCGCCCACTACCGGGAGGTGACCGCCGTCGGTCTGCCCGTGGTCGCCCACAACGATCCGCACGACACCCGGGTGGACCTGACCCCGGAGCTGCTCGCCCGGGTCGCCGAGACCGACGGGATCGTCGCGGTCGAGGAGTTCTCCGGCGACGTCCGGCGGCTGCACCGGATCCGGGACCTCTGCCCGCACCTCGACGTGCTCGCCGGGGCGGACGACGTGCTGCTCGAACTGGTGCTCTGCGGTGCCCGGGGCTGGGTCGCCGGCCTGTCCAACGCGCTGCCCCGCCAGGCGCTGCGGCTCTACGACCTCTGCGTCGCCGGCGACCTGGGCCGGGCGCTGCCGCTCTACGCCGAGCTGCACCCGGCCTTCGGCTGGAACTCCCGGCCGGAGTCCGTGCAGGCCATCAAGCTGGCGATGGAGTGCGCCGGGCGGTTCGGTGGCCGGTGCCGTCCGCCGCGCGGGCCGCTGGCCGGGCCGGCCGCCGCCCGGCTGCGCCGTGACCTGGGCCGGGCGTTGGCGGCCACCGTCGACTCGGTGCCGGTCCTTCAGGTGTCGGAAGCCGCCGGTCCACCTGCCGACATCTGCACGGTGACCGGCCCCGGCCCGTCCTCCTAG
- a CDS encoding PucR family transcriptional regulator, with amino-acid sequence MHGELQRIVDAVAARVGRPALIEDRRQRVVVYSEHDGPMDEVRRMSILRRQTTPEVIAWFRRMGVLTAREPVRTPADVDLDLLPRVCVPIWHDDLLLGFVWFIDDDGSMTDADIATATGAFTDLSLALYRENLLGELASQREAEATRTLLVESPQARAHAVRALLEEGTVAGDGTTTAVVAQLAPAAGQHPDEVARIALEQALVATRRWLGVRESLHMVWPDHGVLLICGGRIAGRPTPQSAADHLDEALHNATRGLPSVQRTVTGIGQSRPGLVDAVQSYREAAQAARVGVQLPALGRVVSWAGLGIYRVLSQLDARHLDVAGVHPGLERLLRDDAHQVLLETLEAYLDLAGNAHATAEKLRLHRTTLYYRLQRVEQLADTDLKDGNERLCLHLAMKLGRLTGHYRTPS; translated from the coding sequence ATGCATGGTGAGCTTCAGCGCATCGTCGACGCCGTCGCCGCCCGGGTGGGGCGTCCCGCGCTCATCGAGGACCGGCGGCAGCGGGTCGTCGTCTACAGCGAGCACGACGGTCCGATGGACGAGGTGCGCCGGATGTCGATCCTGCGCCGGCAGACCACCCCGGAGGTGATCGCCTGGTTCCGCCGGATGGGCGTGCTCACCGCACGCGAGCCGGTGCGGACCCCGGCCGACGTCGACCTCGACCTGCTCCCCCGGGTCTGCGTGCCGATCTGGCACGACGACCTGCTGCTCGGCTTCGTCTGGTTCATCGACGACGACGGGTCGATGACCGACGCCGACATCGCCACCGCGACGGGCGCCTTCACCGACCTGTCGTTGGCGCTCTACCGGGAGAACCTGCTCGGTGAGCTGGCTTCCCAGCGGGAGGCGGAGGCCACCCGGACCCTGCTGGTGGAGAGCCCGCAGGCCCGCGCGCACGCCGTCCGGGCGCTGCTGGAGGAGGGCACCGTGGCCGGTGACGGCACCACCACCGCCGTGGTGGCGCAGCTCGCCCCGGCCGCCGGGCAGCACCCCGACGAGGTGGCCAGGATCGCCCTGGAGCAGGCGCTGGTGGCCACCCGCCGGTGGCTCGGCGTCCGGGAGTCGCTGCACATGGTCTGGCCCGACCACGGGGTGCTGCTGATCTGCGGCGGCCGGATCGCGGGCCGCCCCACCCCGCAGAGCGCCGCCGACCACCTGGACGAGGCGCTGCACAACGCGACCCGGGGCCTGCCCTCGGTGCAGCGGACGGTGACCGGCATCGGTCAGTCCCGTCCGGGGCTGGTCGACGCGGTGCAGTCGTACCGGGAGGCGGCGCAGGCGGCCCGGGTCGGTGTCCAGCTGCCGGCGCTCGGCCGGGTGGTGTCCTGGGCCGGCCTCGGCATCTACCGGGTGCTGTCCCAACTGGACGCCCGGCACCTCGACGTCGCCGGGGTGCACCCCGGGTTGGAACGGCTGCTGCGCGACGACGCCCACCAGGTGCTGTTGGAGACCCTGGAGGCCTACCTCGACCTGGCCGGCAACGCCCACGCCACCGCCGAGAAGCTGCGCCTGCACCGGACCACGCTCTACTACCGGTTGCAACGGGTCGAGCAGCTCGCCGACACCGACCTCAAGGACGGCAACGAGCGGTTGTGCCTGCACCTGGCGATGAAGCTGGGCCGGCTCACCGGCCACTACCGCACCCCGTCCTGA